A single genomic interval of Porphyromonas sp. oral taxon 275 harbors:
- a CDS encoding MBL fold metallo-hydrolase — MLKIKQFTFGPVQENTYVLYDEASREAAIVDPGCMRHSEEDQLRDFIEEQGLEPKLLLCTHQHFDHVWGAAYVLRTWPGLLAYANRIDFEKLPLPSDQLKGYGIPLPLEDVPESRYTLVEQDDTIQLGGETLRVLFVPGHAPGHIAFYAADSGILLSGDTLLLGTIGRTDFWYGDYDQLLAAIKAQYMPLPDETIVFSGHGPETTIGHERRHNSFLR, encoded by the coding sequence ATGCTCAAGATTAAGCAATTTACCTTCGGACCCGTACAAGAGAATACCTACGTCCTTTACGATGAGGCGAGCCGTGAGGCCGCTATCGTCGACCCAGGCTGCATGCGGCACTCAGAGGAGGACCAGCTCAGGGACTTCATCGAGGAGCAGGGCCTCGAGCCCAAGCTCCTGCTGTGCACCCACCAGCACTTTGACCACGTGTGGGGAGCAGCCTATGTGCTGCGTACCTGGCCTGGGCTCCTAGCCTACGCCAATCGTATAGACTTCGAGAAGCTCCCGCTGCCCTCCGACCAGCTCAAGGGCTACGGCATCCCGCTGCCACTGGAGGACGTCCCAGAGAGCCGCTATACGCTGGTCGAGCAGGACGACACGATACAGCTCGGGGGGGAGACGCTGCGCGTGCTCTTCGTGCCAGGACACGCCCCAGGGCATATCGCCTTCTACGCGGCGGACTCGGGGATCCTGCTCTCAGGGGATACGCTACTGCTCGGTACGATAGGCCGCACGGACTTCTGGTACGGCGATTATGACCAGCTGCTGGCTGCCATCAAGGCGCAGTACATGCCGCTGCCCGATGAGACCATCGTCTTCAGTGGGCATGGCCCCGAGACGACGATAGGCCACGAACGCCGTCATAATAGCTTCCTCCGCTAG
- a CDS encoding DUF4476 domain-containing protein, with protein MKQFIRLLPLALVLGLSSCGIATGYSPQPGIERIERGMTREQVIQVMGRPNTRSLAADGSELWEYREFYAGGVTYVAQISFNEGRVTRMDNRREIERLPEGTPDPSRPQQGGGYPRGSYEAEQERRAEEAFSQFIRDIQSKPFDEDKFRLIRDVAQRNYFTTEQTIRVLRLFSWDDEKFKVLRILAPRIRDSFNAHRIIDLFSWDDDKARARKILQSCPPSVPIPPGGGYGREESRRAEEGFDEFIRDIQRRPFKDDKIRFIQDAARRNYFTTAQARRVLQLFSWDDDKLTVLEALAPRLRDGFNAHQLVDLFTFSSGKERARQIINSRLPQGEVYPGGGYGPYESQRAEEAFAEFIRDIQRKPFKDDKIRFIQDAARRNYFTTDQARRVLQLFTWDDDKLTVLEALAPRLRDGFNAHQLVDLFTFSSAKERARQILGYRSR; from the coding sequence ATGAAGCAGTTCATCAGACTTCTCCCACTAGCCTTGGTGCTCGGGCTTAGCTCCTGTGGCATCGCGACCGGATACAGCCCGCAGCCCGGGATTGAGCGTATAGAGCGCGGCATGACCCGCGAGCAAGTTATTCAGGTGATGGGACGCCCCAATACCCGCAGCCTCGCCGCGGATGGTAGCGAGCTGTGGGAGTATAGAGAATTCTATGCGGGAGGCGTAACCTATGTCGCGCAGATCTCCTTCAATGAGGGGCGGGTCACACGCATGGACAATCGTAGAGAGATAGAGAGGCTCCCTGAGGGTACGCCCGATCCGAGCCGTCCCCAGCAGGGTGGTGGCTACCCGAGGGGGAGCTACGAGGCCGAGCAGGAGCGACGTGCGGAGGAGGCCTTCTCGCAGTTCATCCGCGATATTCAGAGTAAGCCCTTCGACGAGGATAAATTCCGTCTCATTCGGGATGTAGCGCAGCGCAACTACTTCACCACAGAGCAGACCATACGCGTCCTGAGGCTCTTCTCCTGGGATGACGAGAAGTTTAAGGTACTTAGGATCCTAGCTCCACGCATACGTGATAGCTTTAATGCTCATCGGATCATCGACCTCTTCTCCTGGGACGATGATAAGGCTCGTGCACGCAAGATCCTTCAGTCCTGCCCTCCATCAGTTCCGATTCCTCCTGGGGGCGGCTATGGACGGGAGGAGTCACGGCGTGCAGAGGAGGGCTTCGATGAGTTCATCCGCGATATCCAGCGGAGGCCCTTCAAGGACGATAAGATCCGCTTCATACAGGACGCCGCGCGCCGCAACTACTTCACCACGGCTCAGGCTAGACGGGTGCTGCAGCTCTTCAGTTGGGACGATGACAAGCTCACGGTGCTGGAGGCCTTAGCTCCACGCCTACGCGATGGCTTCAACGCCCATCAGCTCGTAGACCTCTTCACCTTCTCCAGCGGCAAGGAGCGCGCACGTCAGATCATTAATTCTCGCCTCCCGCAGGGTGAGGTCTATCCTGGTGGGGGCTATGGCCCGTACGAGTCGCAGCGTGCGGAGGAGGCCTTCGCCGAATTCATCCGCGATATTCAGCGCAAGCCCTTCAAGGACGATAAGATCCGCTTCATACAGGACGCCGCACGCCGCAACTACTTCACCACGGATCAGGCTCGGCGTGTGCTGCAGCTCTTCACCTGGGACGATGACAAGCTCACGGTGCTGGAGGCCTTGGCCCCGCGCCTGCGCGATGGCTTCAATGCCCATCAGCTCGTCGACCTCTTTACCTTCTCCAGCGCTAAGGAGCGCGCACGTCAGATCCTCGGCTATCGTAGCCGATAG